From Acidobacteriota bacterium, a single genomic window includes:
- a CDS encoding ATP-dependent 6-phosphofructokinase, with protein MPEHKLHRLGVLTGGGDAPGLNAVIRAVVKAASNCSCQVLGLEDSFDGLLEPDRHRVLTPKDVTGILRLGGTILGTKNTGNPFAYPRNTSGGVADYSDRVVEIFHTLGLDSLIVIGGDGTLSIGYEFQKKGIPVVGVPKTIDNDIVETTNTFGFSTAVDFATDALDRLHTTAEAHHRVMCVEVMGRYAGWIALHAGIAGGADVVLIPEIPYDLHKVANYIRAREQWGARFHIVVVAEGAKPKGGSVSVIEESRPGVVERLGGAAHHVAGQLEELTGKETRAVVLGHLQRGGSPSSFDRVLATRFGAKAVEMVMQEEYGRMVAFHPPNIVSVPLETIVGRTKNVPVDSDVVRTARSVGISLGD; from the coding sequence ATGCCTGAACACAAACTGCACCGCCTGGGTGTGCTCACCGGAGGTGGCGACGCGCCCGGCTTGAACGCCGTCATCCGCGCCGTCGTCAAGGCCGCGTCGAACTGCAGTTGCCAGGTGCTCGGTCTCGAGGACAGCTTCGACGGCCTCCTCGAGCCGGACCGCCACCGCGTGCTCACGCCGAAGGACGTCACCGGCATCCTGCGCCTCGGCGGGACGATTCTCGGGACAAAAAACACCGGCAACCCGTTCGCGTATCCACGGAACACGTCAGGCGGCGTCGCCGACTACTCCGACCGCGTCGTGGAGATCTTCCACACACTCGGGCTCGACTCGCTCATCGTGATCGGCGGCGACGGCACGCTGTCGATCGGCTACGAGTTCCAGAAGAAGGGGATCCCCGTCGTCGGGGTGCCGAAGACGATCGACAACGACATCGTCGAAACGACCAATACGTTCGGGTTCTCGACGGCCGTCGATTTCGCCACCGATGCGCTGGATCGGCTGCACACGACGGCGGAGGCGCATCACCGGGTCATGTGCGTCGAGGTGATGGGGCGTTATGCCGGATGGATCGCGCTGCACGCCGGCATCGCCGGCGGCGCCGACGTGGTCCTCATCCCGGAGATTCCATACGACCTGCACAAGGTGGCGAACTATATTCGCGCGCGCGAGCAGTGGGGTGCCCGCTTCCACATCGTGGTCGTCGCCGAGGGAGCGAAGCCGAAGGGAGGCAGCGTTTCGGTCATCGAGGAAAGCCGGCCGGGCGTGGTCGAGCGGCTCGGCGGCGCCGCGCACCACGTGGCCGGCCAGCTCGAGGAGCTGACGGGCAAGGAAACGAGGGCGGTCGTCCTCGGCCACCTGCAGCGCGGCGGATCGCCCAGCAGCTTCGATCGCGTGCTGGCGACGCGCTTCGGCGCGAAGGCGGTGGAGATGGTGATGCAGGAAGAGTACGGCCGGATGGTCGCCTTCCACCCGCCGAACATCGTCTCGGTGCCGCTCGAAACGATCGTGGGGCGCACGAAGAACGTCCCGGTGGACTCCGACGTCGTCCGCACGGCGCGTTCGGTGGGGATCTCACTCGGCGACTGA
- a CDS encoding UMP kinase, translated as MSSSPAYKRILLKLSGEALMGDAPFGIDPAVTTQIAHEISEIQQLGVQTAIVIGGGNLFRGLAASAKGMDRATGDYMGMLATVINALALQDALEHQGVLTRVASAIEMRAVAEPFIRRRAVRHLEKGRVVIFAAGTGNPYFTTDTAASLRAMEMKADVLLKATKVEGIYTADPMTDASAEKYDRISYLQVLERGLKVMDATAISLCMDNKLPIVVFNLRTPGNMRRVIMGEPVGTTVTA; from the coding sequence ATGTCGTCCTCCCCTGCCTACAAACGTATCCTCCTCAAACTCTCCGGCGAAGCCCTCATGGGCGATGCCCCGTTCGGGATCGACCCGGCGGTGACCACGCAGATCGCCCACGAAATCAGCGAGATCCAGCAGCTTGGCGTGCAGACGGCCATCGTCATTGGCGGCGGCAACCTGTTTCGCGGGCTGGCAGCCAGCGCCAAAGGGATGGACCGGGCCACCGGCGACTACATGGGCATGCTGGCCACGGTCATCAACGCGCTGGCGCTGCAGGACGCGCTGGAGCACCAGGGCGTGCTGACCCGCGTCGCCTCGGCCATCGAGATGCGTGCCGTCGCCGAGCCGTTCATCCGGCGCCGCGCGGTCCGGCACCTCGAAAAGGGGCGCGTCGTCATCTTTGCCGCGGGGACCGGCAATCCGTACTTCACGACGGACACGGCCGCGTCGCTGCGGGCGATGGAAATGAAGGCGGACGTCCTGCTCAAGGCGACCAAGGTCGAGGGGATCTACACCGCCGACCCGATGACGGACGCAAGCGCGGAGAAGTACGACCGGATCTCGTACCTGCAGGTGCTCGAGCGCGGCCTGAAAGTGATGGACGCGACGGCCATCTCGCTGTGCATGGACAACAAGCTGCCCATCGTCGTGTTCAACCTGCGCACGCCGGGCAACATGCGGCGCGTCATCATGGGCGAACCCGTCGGGACAACGGTCACCGCCTGA
- a CDS encoding rhodanese-like domain-containing protein, producing the protein MAVPRISREELKARLDSPDSSSHPLIVDVRLKYPYEHSTVTLPGAQRVAPDAIATASLPRDRDIVLFDSDPANMVSAEAGAALLRRGLRAFVLGGGIAEWVNAKLPVDTKSAPQPSASAAKPAAAAARPAPPAAGAAVAAAPESAAPAAAEGPATPATGSKP; encoded by the coding sequence ATGGCAGTGCCTCGCATCTCACGCGAGGAGCTGAAGGCCCGGCTCGACAGCCCTGACTCCTCCTCGCATCCGCTGATCGTTGACGTTCGACTGAAGTATCCCTACGAGCACAGCACGGTGACGCTGCCCGGCGCGCAGCGCGTCGCGCCGGACGCGATCGCGACGGCGTCCCTGCCGCGCGATCGCGATATCGTGCTGTTCGACTCGGATCCCGCCAACATGGTCAGCGCGGAAGCCGGCGCGGCGCTGTTGCGCCGCGGCCTCCGCGCGTTTGTGCTCGGGGGCGGCATCGCAGAATGGGTGAACGCGAAGCTGCCGGTCGACACGAAGAGCGCACCGCAGCCGTCGGCGTCCGCGGCCAAGCCGGCCGCCGCCGCGGCCAGGCCTGCGCCGCCCGCAGCGGGCGCCGCTGTGGCCGCAGCCCCCGAATCTGCCGCCCCCGCGGCGGCTGAGGGCCCTGCCACGCCGGCGACCGGGTCGAAGCCGTGA
- the frr gene encoding ribosome recycling factor — protein MDVNDVKGLYAEVKKRMDAVIEHTRRELAGVRTGRASVNLLDPVQVEAYGTNMPLNQVATLSVPEPTMIVVTPFDPHQMGAIEKAIRNANLGLNPANDGKVVRVPIPPLTEERRKELSKLVHKYSEEARNGIRQVRRDANDRLKKLLKDHKISEDDERRAIDEVQKITDQRIAGIDELQKKKDADLLGK, from the coding sequence ATGGATGTGAACGACGTCAAAGGCCTGTACGCGGAAGTCAAGAAGCGGATGGACGCCGTCATCGAGCACACGCGGCGCGAGCTGGCGGGCGTGCGGACCGGCCGCGCGTCGGTGAACCTGCTCGACCCGGTGCAGGTCGAGGCCTACGGCACGAACATGCCGCTCAACCAGGTCGCGACGCTCTCGGTCCCCGAACCGACGATGATCGTCGTGACGCCGTTCGATCCTCACCAGATGGGCGCGATTGAAAAGGCGATCCGCAACGCCAACCTGGGCTTGAACCCGGCCAACGACGGCAAGGTGGTTCGCGTGCCGATTCCGCCGCTCACCGAGGAGCGCCGCAAGGAGCTCTCCAAGCTGGTGCACAAGTACTCCGAGGAGGCGCGCAACGGCATCCGGCAGGTGCGGCGGGACGCCAACGACCGCCTGAAGAAGCTCCTCAAGGACCACAAGATCTCGGAGGACGACGAGCGCCGCGCGATCGACGAGGTGCAGAAGATCACCGACCAGCGCATCGCCGGGATCGACGAGCTGCAGAAGAAGAAGGACGCGGATCTGCTGGGAAAATAG
- a CDS encoding IS1 family transposase, translating to MNRLPVGRQVAVIAALTEGSSIRSTVRMTGVAKNTITKLLSDLGPACAQHLDRTLRGLACRRVQIDEIWSFCYAKQKNVPEHLKGLWGFGDVWTWVALDADTKLVLAHRVGPRHPVIAYQFMRDVAARLTTRVQLTTDGLVWYLDVVEQAFGSEIDYGMLEKRYGRGPAPDASAAVRYSPATITAATRRVIQGQPDRRYISTSYVERQNLTMRMAMRRFTRLTNGFSKKVQNHAAMVAIFYLHYNFCRIHQTLRVTPAIAAGVTDHVWELNELIGVMGTRQQAA from the coding sequence ATGAATCGGCTGCCGGTAGGGCGACAAGTCGCCGTGATCGCCGCGTTGACCGAAGGCAGCAGCATTCGGTCTACCGTCCGCATGACGGGTGTGGCGAAGAACACGATCACCAAGCTACTCAGCGATTTGGGACCAGCTTGTGCGCAGCACTTGGATCGCACACTGCGTGGCCTGGCCTGTCGCCGCGTCCAGATCGATGAGATTTGGTCCTTCTGCTATGCGAAGCAGAAGAACGTCCCGGAGCATCTGAAAGGGCTATGGGGCTTCGGGGACGTCTGGACGTGGGTCGCGCTCGACGCTGACACCAAATTGGTATTAGCGCACCGCGTGGGACCGCGACATCCAGTAATCGCTTATCAGTTCATGCGCGACGTGGCAGCTCGGCTAACGACGCGTGTGCAACTCACGACGGACGGCCTTGTCTGGTACCTCGATGTGGTCGAGCAGGCATTTGGCAGCGAAATCGACTATGGGATGCTAGAGAAGCGGTACGGTCGGGGACCAGCTCCGGATGCAAGCGCGGCTGTACGGTACAGCCCCGCGACGATTACCGCCGCCACTCGGCGCGTCATTCAGGGTCAGCCCGACAGGCGGTACATCTCCACCAGCTACGTTGAACGCCAGAACCTCACAATGCGGATGGCGATGCGACGGTTCACCAGACTGACCAATGGCTTCTCGAAGAAAGTGCAGAACCATGCGGCCATGGTCGCGATCTTCTATTTGCACTACAACTTCTGCCGCATCCATCAGACACTGCGCGTGACGCCCGCGATCGCGGCGGGGGTGACCGATCACGTGTGGGAGTTGAATGAACTAATCGGGGTAATGGGGACTCGTCAACAGGCCGCGTAG
- a CDS encoding PHP domain-containing protein: MTGFFLRLADLLELHGDTSDAAALRRVARDPAAADRLDARSRLRAEEIEQGRGEGLLCAAERELPRDFQRLLQTGLLAPADLVVLHRQLGILTTGDLALALEGHVVAHHGVPEEVAARARRALDATGDDVRLTLGRAFEAVEPLLGILQTLPAVSSASVAGSLRRIEPTVRDLRIVAATREAENLFQALDAVPQFASVRFHGPAGLTVLSGSHEVSVKTAAPEQYGAALLFHTGSREHVARLQQRADAVDVRLTGSGLVSARGVSEAPTEDAVYAQLGLAYVPAELRQGTDELEDAAQGTLPALLERRDIRGDLHMHTTFSDGRDTLEAMVAACAPLGYEYIAITDHSQSAGASRTVTADDLARQGDEIDRLQERYPAMRILKGAEVDILPDGRLDFPDAVLARLDVVLASLHDRAGHGPDRLLRRYRSAAEHPLVSALTHPANRLVGRYDGYDLDFDALFDIAVRTGTLLEVDGAPSHLDLDGSLVRRAIDAGVVLSVDSDCHHARLLDRQMQLGVGTARRGRATASHVLNTRPLGEVLRRLRSKRARIRP; encoded by the coding sequence GTGACCGGCTTCTTCCTGCGGCTCGCCGATCTCCTGGAACTGCACGGCGACACCTCCGACGCGGCAGCACTGCGCCGCGTCGCGAGAGATCCCGCTGCCGCCGACAGGCTCGACGCGCGGTCCCGGTTACGGGCCGAAGAGATCGAGCAAGGGCGCGGGGAGGGGCTGCTCTGCGCCGCCGAGCGGGAGCTGCCGCGCGACTTTCAGCGCTTGCTGCAGACGGGGCTTCTCGCTCCCGCGGATCTGGTCGTCCTCCACCGGCAACTGGGCATCCTCACCACCGGCGACCTTGCGCTCGCGCTCGAAGGGCACGTCGTTGCGCACCACGGCGTACCCGAGGAGGTGGCGGCGCGGGCGCGCCGGGCGCTCGATGCGACCGGAGACGATGTGCGCCTGACGCTCGGGAGGGCGTTCGAGGCGGTCGAGCCGCTGCTCGGCATCCTGCAAACGCTTCCGGCGGTGTCGAGCGCGAGCGTGGCGGGAAGCCTTCGGCGAATCGAGCCCACCGTCCGGGATCTGCGAATCGTTGCGGCCACCCGCGAAGCCGAGAACCTGTTCCAGGCGCTCGATGCGGTACCGCAGTTCGCCTCGGTGCGGTTTCACGGGCCCGCCGGCCTGACGGTGCTGTCCGGGTCGCACGAAGTGAGCGTCAAGACCGCGGCGCCCGAGCAGTACGGTGCCGCGCTCCTCTTCCACACCGGCTCGCGCGAGCACGTCGCCAGATTGCAGCAGCGGGCTGACGCCGTCGATGTCCGCCTGACCGGCAGCGGGCTCGTTTCGGCGCGCGGGGTTTCCGAGGCGCCGACTGAAGATGCCGTGTACGCGCAGCTGGGTCTCGCCTACGTGCCCGCCGAACTGCGCCAGGGGACGGACGAACTGGAGGACGCGGCGCAGGGTACGCTGCCTGCCCTGCTCGAGCGTCGGGACATCCGCGGCGATCTCCACATGCACACCACGTTCAGCGACGGGCGCGACACCCTCGAGGCGATGGTGGCAGCCTGCGCACCGCTCGGCTACGAGTACATCGCGATCACCGACCACTCCCAGAGCGCCGGGGCGTCGCGCACGGTGACGGCGGACGACCTGGCCCGGCAGGGGGACGAGATCGATCGCCTGCAGGAGCGTTATCCCGCGATGCGAATCCTCAAAGGGGCCGAGGTGGACATCCTGCCTGACGGCCGGCTCGATTTCCCGGACGCCGTGCTCGCGCGCCTTGACGTCGTGTTGGCGTCACTGCACGATCGCGCCGGCCACGGTCCTGACCGGCTGCTCAGGCGCTATCGATCGGCCGCCGAACATCCGCTCGTATCGGCGCTGACGCATCCGGCCAACCGCCTGGTGGGCCGGTACGATGGGTACGATCTCGACTTCGATGCGCTGTTCGACATCGCCGTGCGCACGGGCACGCTGCTCGAGGTGGATGGCGCGCCCAGCCATCTCGATCTGGATGGATCGCTCGTCCGTCGCGCGATCGACGCCGGTGTCGTCCTTTCGGTGGACAGCGACTGCCACCACGCGCGGCTGCTCGATCGGCAGATGCAGCTCGGGGTGGGCACCGCGCGGCGCGGCCGGGCCACGGCGTCGCACGTCCTGAACACGCGCCCGCTCGGCGAGGTGCTGCGGCGGCTTCGATCGAAGCGCGCCCGGATCAGGCCCTGA
- a CDS encoding C_GCAxxG_C_C family protein yields MMKGPITRKEFLASTTRTVAAVSAGVVAGHVISASGGQSRQAGITNAALAPWPWPYSRLDREDVRKRAHKAYYDGGCAYGAFHALISALVDAVGEPYTRIPTQMMYFGGGGAAGWGTLCGALNGSAVAISIAVDRANANVIIGELMGWYTQVQFPSNISNDYATQHVFLINKNDKPLMQTVAGSTLCHASVSNWCTEAGVKASAPERSERCARLTGDTAAHAVDLLNDYFSGRFRATFVAPESVVGCMSCHSSVIGNVQATVKMDCQQCHKDNWDHLY; encoded by the coding sequence ATGATGAAAGGGCCGATCACCAGGAAAGAGTTCCTTGCCAGCACGACCAGGACCGTCGCCGCGGTTTCTGCAGGCGTCGTCGCCGGACACGTGATTTCCGCCAGCGGCGGCCAGTCGCGGCAGGCGGGCATCACCAACGCGGCGCTGGCACCGTGGCCGTGGCCGTACAGCCGGCTGGATCGCGAAGACGTCCGCAAGCGGGCCCACAAGGCCTACTACGATGGCGGATGCGCGTACGGTGCATTCCATGCGTTGATCTCGGCGCTGGTGGATGCCGTCGGCGAACCCTACACGCGCATCCCGACGCAGATGATGTATTTCGGCGGCGGAGGCGCCGCCGGCTGGGGCACGCTGTGCGGCGCGCTCAACGGATCGGCGGTCGCGATCAGCATCGCCGTCGACCGGGCCAACGCCAACGTGATCATCGGCGAGTTGATGGGGTGGTATACCCAGGTTCAGTTCCCCAGCAACATCAGCAACGACTACGCGACCCAACACGTGTTCCTGATCAACAAGAATGACAAGCCGTTGATGCAGACCGTTGCCGGCTCCACCCTGTGCCATGCGTCCGTCAGCAATTGGTGCACCGAGGCCGGCGTCAAGGCGTCGGCACCGGAGCGCTCGGAGCGGTGCGCGCGGCTGACGGGGGACACTGCCGCCCACGCGGTCGATCTGCTGAACGACTACTTCAGCGGCCGGTTCCGGGCGACGTTCGTCGCGCCCGAATCGGTGGTGGGCTGCATGAGCTGCCACTCGTCGGTGATCGGCAACGTGCAGGCGACCGTGAAGATGGACTGCCAGCAGTGCCACAAGGACAACTGGGATCACCTGTACTGA
- a CDS encoding zinc ribbon domain-containing protein, with protein MPIFEYVCRDCGRAFEALVNGSNGSRAAQCPGCHSEALEKQLSVFAVSTATPRRDGPMPPSGGCGRCGDPHGPCSMN; from the coding sequence ATGCCCATCTTCGAGTATGTCTGCCGCGACTGCGGCCGGGCCTTCGAGGCCCTCGTCAACGGCTCGAATGGCTCGCGCGCCGCGCAGTGCCCAGGCTGCCACAGCGAGGCCCTCGAGAAACAGTTGTCGGTTTTCGCCGTGTCGACGGCAACCCCCAGGCGCGACGGTCCGATGCCCCCTTCGGGCGGCTGCGGCCGGTGCGGTGACCCGCACGGTCCGTGCTCGATGAACTGA
- a CDS encoding outer membrane lipoprotein carrier protein LolA — MSLPAQTSLPAPPAELARSVQQRYDTIRDFSARFVHAYEGGVLRKMVTERGTLQIKKPGRMRWEYTHPEKKLFVADGSQIYSYIPADRQVYISPVPASDQATTAALFLTGKGNLVRDFAVAHGELAGAPPGTSVLKLSPRQTERDYDVLFLAVDPASYQIRVLSAADKQGGRSTFTFSEIKENTGLADKTFVFKIPPGTEVVRSDNTPERR, encoded by the coding sequence GTGTCGCTGCCGGCGCAGACCTCTCTGCCGGCCCCGCCGGCCGAACTCGCAAGGTCCGTGCAACAGCGCTACGACACGATTCGGGATTTCTCAGCGCGGTTCGTGCACGCCTACGAGGGGGGCGTCCTGCGCAAGATGGTCACCGAGCGTGGCACCCTGCAGATCAAGAAGCCGGGACGCATGCGGTGGGAATACACGCATCCGGAAAAGAAACTGTTTGTGGCCGATGGGTCGCAGATTTACTCGTACATTCCGGCGGATCGGCAGGTCTATATCAGTCCTGTGCCGGCCAGCGATCAGGCGACCACCGCAGCGTTGTTTCTGACCGGCAAGGGCAACCTGGTGCGCGACTTCGCTGTTGCCCATGGGGAACTTGCGGGTGCTCCCCCCGGCACGTCAGTCCTGAAGCTGTCGCCCAGACAGACCGAGCGCGACTACGACGTGCTGTTTCTCGCGGTCGATCCCGCCAGTTACCAGATTCGCGTGCTGTCTGCGGCCGACAAGCAGGGGGGGCGTTCGACGTTCACGTTCTCGGAGATCAAGGAAAACACCGGTCTGGCCGATAAGACGTTCGTCTTCAAGATCCCGCCCGGCACGGAAGTGGTGAGAAGTGACAACACGCCAGAGCGCCGGTAG
- a CDS encoding threonine synthase yields MSHFTHLDCSVPCGAPSRDPRQIHHLCACGAPLLARYDLDALAGAWPRESLAGRVPNMWRYREVMPLFDGEEPVTLGEGWTPLLRADRLGRAVGVSPLYIKDESLNPTNSFKARGLAAAVTRAFRLGARTLSIPTAGNAGNAMAAYAARCGVEARVFMPRDVKVPFRRECELYGAQVELVDGLITDAGRVAAEKGGPLGWYDVSTLKEPYRIEGKKTMGYEIAEQLGWRYPDWIIYPTGGGTGMVGMWKAFDEMERIGFMPRGAKRPKMVSVQAANCAPIVRAFHQGADKAEPWQHASTIADGLRVPKAIGDFLVLRAVRESGGAAIAVSDEDMVLAMKEMGALEGISAAPEGGAALHALKVLIDQGRVRPTDTVVVFNTGGALKYLDVLG; encoded by the coding sequence ATGTCTCATTTCACCCACCTCGACTGCTCCGTCCCCTGCGGCGCGCCGTCGCGCGATCCGCGGCAGATCCATCATCTCTGCGCGTGTGGCGCTCCCCTGCTCGCGCGCTACGACCTCGACGCTCTGGCCGGCGCGTGGCCGCGGGAGTCGCTCGCCGGGCGCGTGCCGAACATGTGGCGGTACCGCGAGGTGATGCCGCTCTTCGACGGCGAAGAGCCGGTCACGCTCGGCGAGGGCTGGACGCCGCTCCTCCGGGCCGATCGGCTCGGGCGCGCGGTTGGCGTGTCGCCGCTCTACATCAAAGACGAATCGCTGAACCCGACCAACTCGTTCAAGGCGCGGGGTCTTGCCGCGGCCGTCACGCGGGCGTTCCGCCTGGGCGCGAGGACGCTGTCGATCCCGACCGCCGGCAATGCCGGCAATGCGATGGCCGCGTACGCGGCGCGCTGCGGCGTCGAGGCGCGCGTGTTCATGCCGCGCGACGTCAAGGTGCCGTTCCGCCGCGAGTGCGAGCTGTACGGCGCGCAGGTGGAGCTGGTGGACGGGCTGATCACGGACGCCGGCCGCGTCGCTGCTGAGAAGGGTGGGCCGCTGGGCTGGTACGACGTGTCGACGCTGAAGGAGCCGTACCGCATCGAGGGCAAGAAGACGATGGGGTACGAGATCGCCGAGCAGCTCGGGTGGCGATACCCCGATTGGATCATCTATCCCACCGGCGGCGGCACCGGGATGGTGGGCATGTGGAAGGCGTTCGACGAAATGGAACGCATCGGCTTCATGCCGCGCGGTGCGAAGCGGCCGAAGATGGTTTCGGTCCAGGCGGCCAATTGCGCGCCGATCGTCCGCGCCTTCCACCAGGGCGCGGACAAGGCGGAACCGTGGCAGCACGCCTCCACGATTGCCGATGGCTTGCGAGTGCCCAAGGCGATTGGCGACTTCCTCGTCCTCCGCGCCGTGCGCGAAAGCGGCGGGGCCGCTATCGCGGTGTCAGACGAGGACATGGTGTTGGCGATGAAGGAAATGGGCGCCCTGGAAGGAATCAGCGCCGCGCCGGAAGGGGGCGCCGCCCTGCACGCGCTCAAGGTGCTGATCGACCAGGGGCGCGTCCGTCCCACCGACACGGTCGTCGTGTTCAATACCGGCGGTGCGCTGAAGTACCTGGACGTGCTCGGCTAG
- a CDS encoding DUF2723 domain-containing protein, translating to MVVAVFVAAAAALMYGGTLLPGLDLGDTASFQTVVTLPLVVPRHAYPLYFALGKLFVAALGGSPAHAMNVMSAVFGALSAGAFAWLAWALTRSRTAALWGALMLAASYTFWSQAVIAEVYTLEALFIALTFIAALRWWRSPTAASLAWLYGIYALSFGNHLSMILFAPALAWLLWHGRRRAAPNPFSIRGIALAALIASAGALQYAWNFHGLWAMTAPRASAWELVPTFWFDVTKTDWRGTLVGAAPLNQWGQRLDMYWWDLRQQFGLAGLAVAAAGVVALWRASRVWCAALLLAWSATFIFAFLYNVGDTHVFLLPSHQVAAMFAACGAAVLAEMAWRLRAGVRSIAIVLLLLVPLWRIVDTWPAVDRSGDRRAETFVDAALSGLDPQRSVYVADLNWQNQNAIGYELAIDRPELPRTLSAAVLWHFPEFVSRNHALGRDIVLTAPAAAKVRAVYGSHFAIEPDPRAPASTLASVPPPAAGTPYLLSLITPLTGFVFDRGRVDRVARALGADQLPRARYVVLAGVAGSPPLLRAAADRPFRVSARLPFGRLVVRIEAWVRFDTMRRAGFGHVVVNGRHALTLERGATLGIFDAGGGLASLAYEGGSFAVQPRYRIPVLR from the coding sequence GTGGTTGTCGCGGTCTTCGTCGCCGCGGCGGCCGCACTGATGTACGGCGGGACGCTCCTGCCCGGCCTGGACCTCGGCGACACGGCGTCGTTCCAGACGGTCGTCACGCTCCCGCTTGTCGTTCCGCGGCACGCGTACCCGCTCTACTTCGCGCTTGGCAAGCTGTTCGTCGCCGCGCTCGGCGGCAGCCCGGCCCACGCGATGAATGTCATGTCGGCCGTGTTCGGCGCCCTGTCGGCCGGCGCGTTCGCGTGGCTGGCGTGGGCGTTGACGCGCAGCAGGACGGCGGCGCTGTGGGGCGCGCTGATGCTGGCCGCGTCGTACACGTTCTGGTCGCAGGCGGTCATCGCCGAGGTGTACACACTCGAGGCGCTGTTCATTGCGCTGACCTTCATCGCGGCCCTCCGGTGGTGGCGAAGCCCGACGGCCGCATCTCTTGCGTGGCTCTACGGGATTTACGCGCTGAGCTTCGGCAACCACCTCAGCATGATCCTCTTCGCACCCGCCCTTGCGTGGCTCCTCTGGCACGGGCGGCGTCGTGCGGCGCCGAATCCGTTCTCGATCCGGGGGATCGCGCTCGCCGCACTCATTGCCTCCGCGGGCGCGCTGCAGTACGCGTGGAACTTCCACGGTCTCTGGGCGATGACGGCGCCGCGCGCGAGCGCCTGGGAGCTCGTCCCCACCTTCTGGTTCGACGTGACGAAGACGGACTGGCGCGGGACGCTGGTCGGCGCGGCGCCGTTGAATCAGTGGGGACAGCGCCTGGACATGTACTGGTGGGACCTGCGGCAGCAGTTCGGCCTCGCCGGCCTCGCCGTTGCCGCGGCAGGAGTCGTCGCGTTGTGGCGCGCCTCGCGGGTCTGGTGCGCCGCGCTGCTCCTCGCGTGGAGCGCCACGTTCATCTTCGCGTTCCTCTACAACGTGGGTGACACCCACGTGTTCCTGCTCCCCTCGCATCAGGTCGCCGCGATGTTTGCCGCCTGCGGTGCGGCGGTACTCGCTGAAATGGCCTGGCGGCTGCGCGCCGGCGTCCGCAGCATTGCGATCGTTCTTCTACTGCTCGTTCCGCTATGGCGAATCGTCGATACGTGGCCGGCGGTCGATCGCAGTGGCGACCGGCGTGCGGAGACGTTCGTCGACGCCGCCCTGTCCGGACTGGATCCGCAACGGTCGGTTTACGTGGCGGATCTGAACTGGCAGAACCAGAACGCGATTGGCTACGAGCTGGCGATCGACCGTCCCGAGCTGCCCAGGACGCTGAGCGCCGCGGTGCTCTGGCATTTCCCGGAATTCGTCTCGCGCAATCACGCCCTGGGGCGCGACATCGTGCTGACGGCACCGGCGGCGGCGAAGGTGAGAGCGGTGTACGGATCGCACTTCGCCATTGAACCGGACCCCCGAGCGCCCGCGTCGACGCTCGCGAGCGTGCCGCCGCCCGCGGCAGGCACGCCGTACCTGCTGTCACTCATCACGCCGCTGACGGGATTCGTCTTCGATCGAGGGCGTGTGGACCGAGTGGCGCGCGCGCTCGGCGCGGACCAGCTGCCCCGCGCCCGGTACGTGGTACTCGCCGGAGTGGCCGGTTCTCCCCCGCTGCTGCGCGCGGCGGCTGACCGGCCGTTCCGCGTGAGCGCACGGCTTCCCTTCGGCCGGCTGGTCGTGAGGATCGAGGCCTGGGTCCGGTTCGACACGATGCGCAGGGCCGGTTTCGGCCACGTCGTGGTCAACGGGCGTCACGCGCTGACGCTCGAGCGGGGCGCCACGCTGGGAATCTTCGATGCTGGCGGAGGACTGGCGTCGCTCGCCTACGAAGGCGGCTCCTTCGCGGTCCAGCCCCGCTATCGCATTCCGGTGCTAAGATAG